From Nicotiana tabacum cultivar K326 chromosome 20, ASM71507v2, whole genome shotgun sequence, one genomic window encodes:
- the LOC107806403 gene encoding uncharacterized protein At1g76070-like: MEKPCKSKKKTIFKLLPKAAAAAVFLLQNAHAPFSPSREQRLATDYHHKNHHYKGFAGPIISVIPADQSGRNKSEPSSPKVSCIGQIKHNKKKMLNCSSSKNLQKHHVKKKSVSSFGNIFAGKAKLLPGRKSDVSADNIIAKLPDRAPCLSQMKRFASGREPLNNFDWRSIQITAEDHDLKYYTDDEDRGYSEDEEDELNTGFPAPIIIGRCRTNFTLEPRKEINIWKRRTMNQPRPLQLNTVVG, from the coding sequence ATGGAGAAACCATGCAAGTCAAAGAAGAAAACAATCTTCAAGTTATTACCAAAAGCAGCTGCAGCAGCTGTTTTCCTATTACAAAATGCACATGCACCTTTTAGTCCAAGTAGAGAACAGAGATTAGCCACAGATTATCATCACAAAAATCATCATTATAAAGGATTTGCTGGTCCCATCATATCAGTAATCCCAGCAGATCAATCCGGAAGAAATAAATCAGAACCAAGTTCACCAAAAGTTTCATGCATTGGCCAAATCAAACacaacaaaaagaagatgttGAATTGCAGTAGTAGTAAAAATCTGCAAAAACATCATGTCAAGAAGAAATCAGTGTCAAGTTTTGGAAATATATTTGCTGGAAAAGCAAAATTACTTCCAGGGAGGAAATCTGATGTTTCAGCTGATAATATTATTGCTAAGCTTCCTGATAGAGCACCTTGTTTGAGTCAAATGAAAAGGTTTGCTAGTGGAAGGGAACCTTTGAACAATTTTGACTGGAGATCAATACAAATTACAGCAGAAGATCATGATCTCAAGTATTATACAGATGATGAAGATAGAGGATACAgtgaggatgaagaagatgaattgAACACTGGTTTTCCTGCTCCAATAATAATAGGTAGATGCAGAACAAATTTCACATTGGAGCcaaggaaagaaattaatatATGGAAAAGGAGAACCATGAATCAACCTAGGCCTCTTCAATTGAATACCGTTGTTGGCTAA